The Salvia splendens isolate huo1 chromosome 20, SspV2, whole genome shotgun sequence nucleotide sequence AGGTTTATTATTGACGAATCTGTCAAAATTTAATCTGTCACTAGTCTGTTATATGAATAAATTTCACTAATTAATGTTTCCGTCACTAATATGcgatttttttgtagtgaaatATGAATGTGTACTGTTGCTATTGCAAAAATTTGTGAGACATTAAAAAATAGTGTAAAATTTGAGTTTGGTTTAGATGAGTagagtaaaattattttttaatgtgaCATATATCTCTAGATTTGACTTTGATGTAAATAGTAGGAGAGGAATTTAGAGGTGGCAGGAAGGATTTTAagattggtaaaataaaaaagaaaaataatggaTGAAGTATTTTTAACGGAAAATgagaaacaatttattaaaaagagAATATGCTATAAATTGATAGAAACTAGTTTTAGTTGACaatctaaaatgaaaataaatctattttattgatgAACTTAATACTACTAAGTAAAATTATCTTCATTCAAATTCGACCAAAATAATGGACAACATTTTGCCAAAGCAGTAGCATAATAACATTACTATCAAGAAATGTGGTCAAACTTTTTCTTTACATAGTAAATTCGTAAGTTGATTACATAGTTATTACTCAGTcgcattaattatatttaattgggTTGTTCCTTCCTTCATCGACGTGCTATACGTAGCTCATTAATCTTCACATCACTAATTTATTACCACATTTATACTATGTAGAATAGATAAATGATCAAGATTATCTCCCACCTATTACTATTACTGATTAAGTTGACTGTTGAGATCATTTTTTCAAAGGTGCTTGAAATTATATACACTTCTTTACGTTAAATAAAATGTAacgtatttttttttcaaaagtactcagtaCTTAACTTTTTTAATGCAAAACTAAAATCGCTCAAATTTTAACTCACGAAAATATTAGTTTACGATGAGGTCGTGGAAGTTCACaactaaatactactccctcctcCATTCTCCATTCTCCATATTTTGTCATAATTTGactgggcacgggttttaagaaatataatagaaaatgagttgaaaaaattggtagatgtgagtcatacttttaaaatattaattttataataaaatgtgagtgagaataagttagtggaatgtggggttcattacaaaaaattgtaaaaagtgaaatgcgacaaattttgtgggacaggCAGAAATGGATAAATGTAATAAAATTTCAGGGACATATGAGATtacaattaattataatttgtaGTTTGAATTTTCAGTTTTCCAATTAAGTTTTCGTATATCAATATATCATGAATTTGAGAATTCTTTTAATTCTCACCTATCCACCCATCTAAAAAGCTCCCACCGACAGTACGACTTGATAAGTAAAAtgtatattactccctccgtttcccAAATTTTGTCATAATTTGACCGGATACGagctttaagaaatgtaataaaaattgagttgaaaaagttgataGGATGTGggatcctacttttaaagtattagtttaataataaaatgtgagtgagaataagttagtgaaatgtgtaGTCCGTTACAAAAAATGAtcaaaagtgaaatgtgacaaattttgtgagacggacaaaaatggaaaaatatgacaaaatttcagggacaaaggagtattattttttattttttctctgaAAAAGTGATAGTATTGTTTATATCCCACGTCATCACATGAAAAACTAATTATAACTAATAGTTCATTCATCCCACATGAAAAACTAATTATAACTAATAGTTCAttcatcccacaagaatatgcaccattttctttttagtccgtcccataaaatatgtactttctaattttgaaaagtcttttctctctaatgaggagagactcattctccactaacaatactttaattactttttctttctatctctcttactttaccaactttacattaaaactcataccgAATTCAAAGTGCATAATCTTtgaggacggatggagtaattaattGAAACTTTCACaatttaagataaaaaaaaatgtcctCACGAGTGATTGCAACTCGAAGTGGACATAGATGGTCCGAATCTAAGGTTATGTATATCTTGCAAGCAAATAGCATGTTCTGTCAAAGTCTGATAAAATTTGGGCATTTGGAGCAATCGTCGAGTGGTTTACTGTTGTTcgtaaggccatccgcaacgctgtctcttatccgtctcttaaccgtctcatctcttaattaTTCATGGGACCCACTGTactttcactccatctcttaactaagagacatcacctgcaaccctccatctcttaatcatctcatcccttaaatattcattcaatttcatattttatttttatttccaacaaattcaattaataaaaacacacttcattaaataaaataaaattacaacttaaaattctaaaaataaaaaaacacataattaaaatcctaaaaaaatattaaaaatacataatttattttcttccgCGCACTCTACAGGTTGCCAAAGTTTACCCAAGTGTgttccattagatcatcttggagttgggtgtgagCAGTAGAATCATGTGTCAttcccgaatagacaaccgatcttgcatagacggatggacactgcgaggcggactacttgcggtagagcttcccggggtttcaggatcgaaccaatttcccgcctcaggtccttcgtcggcgacaatcatgttttgcaagattatgcacgtatacatgatgtcgaccatattctcccTACACCACGTACGagtcggggctttgataatgttgaagcgagcttggagaacctcgaacgctctctccacatccttgcgagcagccacttgcttttgcgcaaaaagagtctgtttttcgttcaccggcctgttgaacgtcttcacgaaggttggccacttcagGTAGATGctgtcggcaagatagtaccctattttatactaccagttgttagcgatgaagttgatggccagcgctttaccattcaaaacttcggtgaagaggtcggattggttgaacacgttgacgtcgttgttcgatccggggaccccgaaatacgcatgccaaatccatagccggtagtcggcaacggcctcgagtaaaacggtggggtgggtgcctttgtggccgctcgtgtatgaccccctccacgccacaggacaattcttccattgccaatacatgcaatcgacgctgctaagcatcccggggaatccgtgcacttcttcgtgaagtcggagcagaaactgacaatctaccgtgcttggcctccggagaaattcgtcggtgaaggctgcccggacgcctttgcagaagtttatCAGACACATTCTCCTCGTGCTTTCCCCAATGTGCAGATATTCATCGAACACATCTGTcatttgtccagtagcaagctgagggattgctgcagtacatttctgcagcggcGTGTGACTGGGACGAccaacggcgtcgaacccttcttggaagaactcttcccgggctgccaacgTATTTGCGATGTGCATAAATagtcgtttccgcatgcggaaatgGCGATggaagtaggtctctccccataccgggttgtCACAAAAGTAGCcgcgtaccaaccttgcggcggcttcctcccggttacgatggatgtaagtccgggatcgcCTTGGAGGCgccgcggcttcctcctcctcccgacgtcgatcttctgttagcgattcttccattatgcgacgcatttgctcaaatggatccataaaTGATTTAAATTTAGGAGAAgaataattttatgaaatgaagaatgtagagtgtttgagagtgtttgagtgagaatagagagttttttttggtggattaatttttgggaatgatttgatatttatagaagtgattgggggcttaaaaaaatttaaaaaaaataaaaaatttgtaaaaaacggctataaacggctagtataattttgagatattttttatttttcaaatttttgaatttataaaaaataatataaaaaatacattttcaacggaaataaagacgcccactcgcgggccggcgaatGGGCGTCACAGACGAACCGCAGCTCGCTATGGCGCCAACGCGCATGGCGAGACAGCTCACCgagtgtctctccgagacgagttACGGGACGGGATGGGGACGAGACCGGGATGAGACGGagcccgcaacgctgtctcgctgccgtctcgtctctctGAGACGAGATAGGGACCGCAACGAGAcgcattgcggatgccctaagtTTGAATGTTTGGTATCGAGACATGTCTCAAGTTTTATTTCACCTCAATGCTCGCGAGCTTATCGagcctaagagcatccccatctaTGCTCTTAGGCAAAAGCATGGAAGTGgacccggacccacttttattcatttttttacttcctgctcttccccaagaacacaacacccacatccatgctcttccgcaaggacatgctcaatggtcccatcattctattattcaatttaaataaaaacatttccacaatattaaaatgcattaaaaatactcggaatactattacaaattacaattaaaatttaaaaagtacataattaaaatcctaaaaatttaaaattacacaattaaagtactaaaaattacataattatataattaaaatcctaaaaaataaaatttacataattaaaatcatacaaattaaaaattacataattaaaaatacctCCGTGGAAGACTAGTCCTCTGTTCCTATCCCCAATATTtttcggagaccccgtatcattgccaaatgtgaatcaagttgctcgggagtaATCCaagacctatcggccaaattgagttgagccaaaagggtccacaatgagttggtggggggttgaggtggcacaaagggagcgggggcggatggagtctcGGCGCGacgtcgccttcttccttccttgcagtcggcgttgggaactgctcgtgCCGGCGtcagggctacccaagttagctccggaaAATTGGCTAGCCACCTCGTCGGAGGCAACTCCGGATAGGGATAACGACCTCGAAcgtttgctggaggaggatgataagcctcccctatacttcagATTTCTACGCACCTGCTGCCAAGCGCCGAGGtgcttgaatggtttgtaatgcATGGAATGGTAGGTCGACATGGTGGCCGTGATGATGTCGGCCTCGCTCATGCCGCTCCTCGCCGACCGCTGTTCCTGgtggtaatacccctggaacctttggatttcttcgttggctctgaagatggcattacgctccatactctcattgcgctcaaTGGTTCCCTCCGATTGGttggcattgtaccggcgagagacgcgccaccaaaacctctCCCCAGTTTGGTTCATGCGGGTTTTCAGATCTTCGGATATTTTGAAAATAGGATGTGAACATCTTCTCCATCTCCGGCGGAGTGTACGCGGTGCGGACGTGAATGTCACCGCCATGACTATGAGTAAGAACGCTACGAGGATGATGAGGGGGAGCGTTGGGGTTGTCCTCCGGACCGATCCCTCCCGATCCTTGTTCGGGTGTTCACCCGTATCACCCATCGGTGGCATCTTGCTCGTCCACCAGATAAGGCCGATAGCCACCCGAAATTTGAGAACCTTgagtttgaggaggggccgagaatTCTGTATCCGGATGAGGGAATGGTGTTGGGttgaaccattcgtggttctatccgcgggagtcggaggagtgatcgccggagccagacatttttttgcaagagtgaaaagattgagaattgatgatATAATTTAGATGATAATTgtatagtgtggtgtgaaattttttgtgtggaaatgagggtatttatagatgaaaaatgtgaattttgggggattaaaaatgaaaaatatagtaaaagtggtgagaaaacggatataatttattgggaagtgggaaaatatgttttatatatttaattaacgatttttaaatttaaattaaaaaaatagaaaaagccaacggcattgccgttggccaataggAGGCTGCCACGTCgacctgctcagcggcacggacgtgctcttattATCGAGCAGCGCCATGCCATCGGAGCGAGCACAGCGCCGGACACGAGTGTGTCGCACCGTCGGCACGGACGTCGTCCGCCCCATCAAGCAAGATGCTCTAAAcagtttttaaaaattgattttatctAAAATAATACTCAATTCATTTGTTATTTACAACAGTACTagtaaatatttaataaaatcatTGTAATAGAAAGAAATATAATTGTATCCACTGAATAGTTTTATATTTTCAAGCTAAATAACTTTATAAACTTTATTATAAGCTCAGTTCATATAGCTAATGAACCAAATCTAATACTCCTTCCTACcggtaagagcatccacaatggcgtcgagcggaccggctagccgatccccGGTGCTatccggtccgctcgccgaaccattgtaaccggctaGCCGAATTTCAGCggaaaaatcggcgagcgcacgctgATTTtcgagcgctggccgatgcgctcgccgatccgctggccgccattgcaggttCCGGATCGGCGAGCGATTGGCGAgcggattttttatttatttatttaattttcgaaacactatatatacttgatttgcacgtcatttttatttgcaccgcttgttttaacgagtattctctctatcttaatttctgtacaagaacAACAACGCCAAATGAGtagcgcgggtggtagtagtggtggtagtggtggggatgctgaggagtacgaacggcgaatgaacgaagcgttggaggcctatacgtcccgtgAGTTAGACCGGGTGTtacagagggccttgcagccggcggtacctcgacctcgacccgttgtccaccgccgagcagtgattgagcgggatcacgtagctgcacatcagcggctatatgaagactacttcgcaccggagccgcggtttaacgccaaccttttcaggcggcgttttaggatgagtaGGGCCCTGTTtccgctttggagcgtcgatatctgtatttccgcttcaggcacgatgcggctggcagagccgaccacacacctattcaaaagtgcactacggcaatcaggcagttggcctatggaggcgcgacagacatgtgggacgagtacctccacatcggtgagacgactgcccttgaatgtatgaagtatttctgtcagagcgtgattgaaatattccgtgatcagtaccttcgaagccctacccccgaagactgccaggagttgatgcagatgcacggggagaagcatgggttcccgggtatgttaggcagcatagattgtatgcattgggagtggaagagcTGTCctgctgcctggaaggggttctacacgaccgactacaagggaaagaatcccacgatgatcctcgaggccgtagctgattatcggctgtggatttggcatgcatattttggggtaaccgggtcgaacaacgacctcaacgtcctcaactcgccgtctcttttcaacgagcagtgccagggcgtcggtccggccatcagttttatcgccaacgggaaccagcatgatatggactactacttggcggatgggatatacccgagGTGGCccatctttgtgaagacgatcaggtgtgcatcagatgagaggaaagcctactttgcggaacggcaggagtcggcgcgtaaggacgtggagcgcgcatttggtgtgctccagtctcgatgggctgcaattaggggtccaacacatttgtggcatgtcgactgcattgctgatataatgtacgactgtattatcatgcacaacatgattgtcgaagatgaaggtgtacaactgactagttgggcgaacgacgataatgaagcaggtccaagccacggcgtggccgcccccaacgtacgaagcggggtacctcacgatgaagccggccgcctccaagcacatgctgACCTGCGCCAAGTGAATGCTCATATTCAACtacaaaaggatttaattgaagagttgtgggcgcggaggactgcacggcgttagttttttttttttaattaatgtactttttaaattttaataatataattgaattttcccgtatctgtgtcgtaaatttaattccgtattttgtgtgattgttaattatttgttttatataattttgagtgatgtgactaggctattgctgggctatttgcttgttttaaTGATGTGGcgggaggatttttagtgctgatgatatggCAGAAAGAGTTTGTGGGTAGGCTATGACTAAGCTATGACCGGctattcttattgtggatgctcaaaCAATTTAATTGATATGTGTATCCATGTGACTATCATTCATTAAAATCTAATGCATagtaatttcattatttttttcccttcaATTTCTATCCACTCCATATCTACAAGCAAGAAGAAATAACACTATAACCGGAGATTATCTGACCAAGTCCAACTGTTCAACAAATCTCATGATTTTGTGACTATGAATCATGTTTATTCGGATATTAATTGAACTGATCAAATCCAAACCcaagttttttttaatcttttaacGATAGGACACACTCACCATAAATAGATAGATTTGATAAGAGCAACACTTAGATCTGTCcatttttatcaaataatattttagttcatcttAAAATAACTTTAGCAACAGTGACTGGTCCCTGGCGTTAGAAATTAtagcattaaaataaaatatcttaccactttacaaaaataaatgttagagaaatgttttttgcttttcaagattagatttttttttcttttctgatTTCATCTAGATAATTCATCCTTATTATTTAATAGGGAATTATCATGtttaatttgattattaaaTCATGAAAATGTAACCAATTCGTGAACTAAATACTTATCAAATTATAGCATTGCAATTTGCAATTGCCGTTATAAACGTTTGCGTATTTGACGGAATAATAATAAAGTTTGTGCCTTTTGTATATGCTATATTTTCACTTTAATGCTTTGTTCATTAAATTTTGTGTTTCCGAAAATCCAAATGTCGAGGATTTGATATTAAACGGATCAAAAGATGGAATTAATACTACTAGAATTTATTATGAGTGTGTCTATTGGAAGGAGTGATTTCCTTTATTGCCAGTACTTCTAATCTGGGTTTCtatcccaattttttttatagtactaATACTTTTAAATTCATCATAATCTTCGTATCTAAACTTAATTTTTTAGTCAAATTTATTACTTACCAAAATTTCCTATAATATTAATGACATGATATTGACAGAGACTTATAAAACGACGTAGGTAATTTTCTttgaaaaatactccctccatcccgtgTTACCTGAAGCGTTTATTTTCgtcacgggatttaagaaagttgtgtttaatgagtaaaataaagtaaaagagagaataaattaagatagagagagaaaataaagtaaaagaaagaataaagtaggcgtgattagatattttgtttttagtcaaaaagagaaatgactcaagtaacttggaacAACctatacgactcaagtaacttgggacggaggaagtactaccctctccgtccccaaagaatatgcacttttccccaaagaatatgcactttgtattcgtcacgggttttaatgcaaaattgataaagtaagagtgaagtagagagaaaaagtaaataaagtattgttagtgtaGAATgcgtctcacctcattagaaagaaaatagtttctaaaattagaaagtgtatattcttttaggacggacaaaaaagaaaaaaaatgcatatttttgtaggatggagggagtagtatatactAGATCCCACTCTAAGTGGTGCATTTATAATCTTGTACGGGATTTTATAtagttattttgtgagttaagtgaaaagaataaaataatagataagaaaaaatatttttagaaatatgtcatttagagtgagacaTCCTATAAAGGATGACTCATTTaatatgggatggagggagtcgTAGAATATACATGCAAGTACTCATCGTATAATACTAATCTCATGTCAAAAAGTGAAtttaatgatagttttgataaaaaatttataaattaaactGATTACAGTAGTCCTTATGGgaaaaagaaatactataaaaaaaatgaaataagttaatagaatgtgagatattggtaaaaaaaattgaaaatgaaccATAAATAAATAGGAGAAAAACGAAGTCGATAATAAATGAGGGAGTATAGTTAATCTTTGTTACCATTCATTTACTTTTGTTGGTAAAACTTAGACTGTTTCAATAAACATTGTATTTCGGTACTAGAATAGTAAGAATTGAAATCGGAGATCTTGAATGCACTGGACTGAGACCATATTaacataaatcaaattaatCTTAATAAATACTATAATTTGCATTTCACTTAAAATCATATTCACCCCAAATTGTAAAATTACGTCGCCTCAAATCTACGCGCTTCCTCCGATTCGACTCGACTCGACATCAATATTTACTGGATCTCTTCCTCCTACATACACTCCATTTTGTATCTATCTAATCTCCTCCTTAATtacaattaattcatttttaattatataaggTAGTCTGAGAATATATGTATTAAAAAATTAGAGGAgctaaaataattgaaaaagcGAGAGCAATGGCATTGCATACGGTGCCAATATATAGATACATATATATGTAAGCAGTGGAGCTCTGCAACAGAGGAGAGGAGGagactgtgtgtgtgtgtgtgtcttcCTTCCCCTGCCACCTGTGCATGCTCCATCTTTACCCCCTTCTTCATCTGCATTTACTCTCTATAGATCTGCGTTGTTCGATTCCCCTCCTCCTCTTGTCGTCTCACACATTCAATTCATCTCTAATTTCTCATCCGCATTGGGGCTAATTGAATCTGGAATTGGAGggaaaattgaagaaattaagAATGAAAGCGGTTCACAATTGCCCTGAGAAATTCATCTGGGAGCCGATGAGGGTTTCCACCGGAGGCGCGGCGTCGCAGCCCAAAATCCTGCCTAGAATGATGGTGTGGCTGATTCTCTTCGTCTCCGCCACCTACGTCCTCTACACATTGAAGCTCGTTTCCTCCTCCCACGGCGCCGGTGGCGCCGCCGCCCTCCCCTGCGCCGACGACGCCGACATCTTCCACAAAATGCTCCATCTCTCCACCGCGAGTAATGCCTCGATTCCTCCGCCGAGGACGGGGCTGGAGCACATCGTGTTCGGAATTGCGGCGTCGGCGAAGCTCTGGGAGCAGCGGAAGGAGTATATCAAGCTGTGGTGGCGGCCGGAGAGGGGAATGCGGGGGATCGTGTGGCTGGACAGCCCGGTGAAGACGCACCACAACGAGAGCGGGCGGCTGCCGGAGCTGAAAATCTCCGGCGACACGTCGCGATTCGCGTACAAGAACAGGCAGGGGCACCGCTCCGCAATCCGGATTTCGAGGATCGTATCGGAGACGCTGAGGCTGGGGGCGGCGGAGAATGTGAGGTGGTTCGTGATGGGCGACGACGACACCGTTTTCGTGAGGGACAATCTGGTGAGGATCCTGAACAAGTACGACCACAATCAGTACTACTACATCGGGAGCCTGAGCGAGAGCCATTTGCAGAACATTTACTTCTCCTACGGCATGGCCTACGGCGGCGGCGGATTCGCGATTAGCTACCCCTTGGCGGTCGCCCTCGAGAAGATGCAGGATCGGTGCATTCAGCGCTACCCCGGATTGTACGGCTCCGATGATAGAATGCAGGCGTGTATGGCTGAACTCGGTGTGCCACTCACCAAGGAACTCGGTTTTCACCAGGTGAGTTGGCTCGTTTGTTTTTTTCTTCCCCTTTTTTCTGGTTTTGTTAATTTTGATTCTCGTTATTTTTAGAACTTGTCATGTGGTCTGTTTCAATTATGCCTATTTTGGGGGGCATGCGTTTCTTGTATACAGCTTGAAATCAGACTTGATTCTTTCTATTCTGTGTAAAGTTTGGGGTGTAAAGATTGATTTTTTATACATTGTACCATGCCTCTTCAATGACTCTTCTTGCCTCTGCTCTGTGTCTACTGTCTCTACATTTTCAAGTCTCTTTGATTTTGTTTTAGGGAATATGGAAGAATATTGATAATAAAGCATTGTAGGTCACGGGTTTTAACGCATTGGAGTTGTAAATTGGGGGAAAACAGGAATCCAATGAGGTGAAAATGGATTGTGATGATGATGGTCCCGCTCATTTAATCATGTTGTTGATTCGTGGGGTCAAAATTTTCAACTCTTCCTGTTGATACACTAATATACTATTGCATCATTTTCTTCACTAACCCACTCCTTAGTTGAATTATGTTTTCTACTGTATTTGACAAGTGTCTTGTTTGGCTGTGAGAGTTGTTAGTGGATTGTTGTTGGTGTTGTAGTTGGTATGGTCTAAACTCTAATAGAGTGAGTCTAATTTGGTGGGGTGTTAATGCAGTATGATGTTTATGGCAATCTGTTTGGGCTTCTTTCTGCGCACCCGGTGACGCCGTTGGTGTCTTTGCACCACCTAGACGTCGTGGAACCAATATTCCCAAATGCAACTCGGTTGGAAGCGTTAAAGCGGCTGAAAATCCCAATGCAGCTCGACTCAGCTGGCCTTATGCAGCAATCCATTTGCTACGATAAGAAGAAGGGCTGGACTGTATCTGTGTCTTGGGGCTTTGCCATTCAGGTGTTCCGTGGGGTGCTGTCGCCTAGAGAAATAGAGATGCCGTCTAGGACCTTCTTAAATTGGTACAGACGAGCTGATTACACGGCCTATGCATTCAACACACGCCCGGTTATGAGGAACCCGTGCCAGAAGCCATTTGTTTTCTATTTCTCGAAGGCTAGAACAGAGTCGAGCATGAACCAAACACTGTCCCGGTACACACG carries:
- the LOC121781128 gene encoding uncharacterized protein LOC121781128, which encodes MKAVHNCPEKFIWEPMRVSTGGAASQPKILPRMMVWLILFVSATYVLYTLKLVSSSHGAGGAAALPCADDADIFHKMLHLSTASNASIPPPRTGLEHIVFGIAASAKLWEQRKEYIKLWWRPERGMRGIVWLDSPVKTHHNESGRLPELKISGDTSRFAYKNRQGHRSAIRISRIVSETLRLGAAENVRWFVMGDDDTVFVRDNLVRILNKYDHNQYYYIGSLSESHLQNIYFSYGMAYGGGGFAISYPLAVALEKMQDRCIQRYPGLYGSDDRMQACMAELGVPLTKELGFHQYDVYGNLFGLLSAHPVTPLVSLHHLDVVEPIFPNATRLEALKRLKIPMQLDSAGLMQQSICYDKKKGWTVSVSWGFAIQVFRGVLSPREIEMPSRTFLNWYRRADYTAYAFNTRPVMRNPCQKPFVFYFSKARTESSMNQTLSRYTRHHVPHPQCRWKMTSPGEVETVEVYKKPDPHLWDRSPRRNCCRVLSSKEKKLVIDVGVCEEGEVSEV